From Dehalococcoidales bacterium, a single genomic window includes:
- a CDS encoding ABC transporter permease codes for MKKALKWFDPVKTAWGGVVTHKLRSFLTMLGIVIGVGAVITLMSVGKGSTAEILSNIQNMGANLMTIRGGATFSSGGVRGAMGGSNTLTMEDATAIQDQVANVAAVAPSSSSNLQLVAGSENANSQVTGVTSSYLVVNNLAVAGGSFFTDAEYQRGAKVAVLGAGVATTLYPDTSPIGQKLRMGNLIVTVIGVLESKEGTMSSYDDSVLIPLTTLHQAVAETKTTQGETTVSSISLTVTDESKTDQVKTDITTLLRSRHRLLASANDDFSITSMSDIVATLSETSSTMTLLLGAIAGISLLVGGIGVMNIMLVSVLERTREIGIRKALGARQRDIWSQFLIEAALLTLAGGIIGIIGGWGTSWILNQTGVVTTLVTSDIVVLAVSVSVAIGLFFGFYPAWNASRLNPIEALRSE; via the coding sequence ATGAAGAAAGCGCTTAAATGGTTTGACCCGGTCAAGACTGCCTGGGGCGGGGTAGTGACGCATAAGTTGCGCAGCTTTTTAACGATGCTGGGCATTGTCATCGGGGTGGGGGCGGTGATTACGCTGATGTCTGTGGGCAAGGGCTCAACGGCGGAGATACTATCCAATATCCAGAACATGGGCGCCAACCTTATGACCATCCGCGGCGGCGCCACTTTTTCTTCCGGGGGGGTGAGGGGCGCCATGGGCGGCAGCAACACATTAACCATGGAAGACGCAACTGCCATTCAAGACCAGGTAGCCAACGTTGCCGCCGTGGCACCCTCATCCTCCAGCAACCTTCAGCTGGTGGCGGGCAGCGAAAATGCCAACTCTCAGGTTACCGGCGTTACCTCCTCTTATTTGGTGGTAAATAACCTGGCCGTGGCCGGCGGCTCGTTCTTCACGGATGCCGAATACCAGCGCGGCGCCAAAGTGGCGGTACTCGGGGCCGGTGTAGCCACCACTTTGTACCCGGATACTTCCCCCATCGGGCAGAAACTGCGCATGGGGAACTTGATTGTGACGGTCATCGGCGTGCTGGAGAGTAAAGAGGGCACCATGAGCTCGTATGACGACTCCGTGCTGATACCGCTGACCACTTTACACCAGGCGGTAGCGGAGACGAAAACGACGCAGGGTGAGACCACTGTTTCTTCCATCAGCCTGACCGTGACCGATGAAAGTAAGACCGACCAGGTAAAAACGGATATCACTACTTTACTCCGTTCCCGCCACCGGCTCCTAGCCAGTGCTAACGATGATTTCAGCATCACCTCCATGAGTGATATCGTGGCTACGCTTTCGGAAACGTCAAGCACAATGACGCTGCTGCTGGGGGCTATCGCCGGTATATCTTTGCTGGTGGGGGGTATAGGGGTGATGAACATCATGCTGGTCTCGGTGCTGGAGAGGACGCGGGAGATAGGCATCCGCAAGGCGCTCGGCGCGCGGCAGAGGGATATCTGGAGCCAGTTCCTGATAGAGGCGGCATTGCTGACGCTGGCGGGCGGTATTATCGGGATAATAGGGGGGTGGGGCACCTCATGGATTCTCAATCAAACGGGCGTGGTTACCACCCTGGTTACTTCGGATATTGTCGTGTTGGCGGTATCGGTATCCGTAGCTATCGGGCTGTTCTTCGGCTTCTACCCGGCCTGGAACGCTTCAAGACTCAATCCCATCGAAGCTTTGCGGTCGGAATAG